One window of the Longimicrobium sp. genome contains the following:
- a CDS encoding Gfo/Idh/MocA family oxidoreductase, with product MGVGWIGRNRMEAIVKAGFGRVAAVADTSPEMIAAAKQSAPDAEVVDGLDALLAMNLDGIVIATPSAMHAEQSIRALNAGVSVFCQKPLGRTADEVRAVVDAARAADRLLAVDLSYRFTEGMRAIRERIDRGELGKVYAVDLVFHNAYGPDKPWFYDPALSGGGCVMDLGVHLVDLAVWTLGFPAATHVRSRLFAGGEPLGANADRCEDYASATVDLADGTTVQLACSWKLSAGQDAVIGASFYGTGGGAALKNVNGSFYDFTAEAYHGTSRETLATPPDEWGGRAAVDWARRLSEGARFDPEAERLVDVAAVLDRIYGR from the coding sequence CTGGGTGTCGGCTGGATCGGCCGGAACCGCATGGAAGCGATCGTGAAGGCGGGCTTCGGGCGCGTCGCCGCCGTCGCCGACACGTCCCCGGAGATGATCGCCGCGGCGAAGCAGTCTGCGCCGGACGCGGAGGTGGTAGATGGGTTGGATGCGCTGCTGGCGATGAATCTGGACGGCATCGTCATCGCCACGCCCAGCGCCATGCACGCCGAGCAGTCCATCCGCGCGCTGAACGCCGGCGTCTCCGTCTTCTGCCAGAAGCCGCTGGGGCGCACGGCGGACGAGGTGCGCGCCGTCGTGGACGCGGCGCGCGCGGCGGACCGCCTGCTCGCCGTCGATCTTTCCTACCGATTCACGGAGGGGATGCGCGCCATTCGCGAGCGCATCGACCGCGGCGAGCTGGGCAAGGTGTACGCGGTGGACCTCGTGTTCCACAACGCCTACGGCCCCGACAAGCCCTGGTTCTACGATCCCGCGCTTTCCGGCGGCGGCTGCGTGATGGACCTCGGTGTGCACCTCGTCGATCTCGCCGTGTGGACGCTGGGCTTTCCCGCTGCGACCCACGTCCGCTCGCGCCTCTTCGCGGGGGGCGAGCCGCTGGGCGCGAATGCGGATCGATGCGAGGACTACGCGTCGGCCACCGTGGACCTGGCGGACGGGACCACGGTGCAGCTGGCCTGCTCGTGGAAGCTTTCCGCCGGTCAGGACGCGGTGATCGGCGCCTCGTTCTACGGCACGGGTGGCGGCGCGGCACTCAAGAACGTCAACGGTTCGTTCTACGACTTCACCGCCGAGGCGTACCACGGCACCTCGCGCGAAACGCTGGCGACGCCGCCGGACGAGTGGGGCGGCCGCGCGGCGGTCGACTGGGCGCGGCGCCTGTCCGAGGGCGCGCGCTTCGATCCAGAGGCCGAGCGGCTGGTGGACGTGGCCGCCGTCCTGGACCGCATCTACGGTCGATGA
- a CDS encoding MDR/zinc-dependent alcohol dehydrogenase-like family protein — translation MTIQDETITGTMRAVRLTGPGRISVDEVTVPEPGPGQVRIRLEGCGVCASNLTPWSGPDWMKFPTDPGGMGHEGWGVVDAVGEGVQEFAVGDRVAALSYNSYAEYDVADASATVKLPASLDGQPFPGEPLGCAMNIFRRSDIQAGQTVAIVGIGFLGALLTRLAKDGGARVIAISRRPFSLDVAREMGADEVIAMDDHWAIIEKVKELTGGVLADRVIEAVGKQWPLDLAAEITRERGRLIIAGYHQDGPRQVNMQMWNWRGLDVINAHERDPAVYIEGIRLAVDAVASGRLDPTPLYTHTFPLDQLDDALNATRDRPDGFLKALVMTGN, via the coding sequence ATGACGATTCAAGACGAGACGATCACCGGGACCATGCGCGCGGTGCGGCTGACCGGCCCCGGCCGGATTTCGGTGGACGAGGTGACGGTTCCCGAGCCGGGACCGGGACAGGTGCGGATCCGCCTGGAGGGGTGCGGCGTCTGTGCATCCAATCTCACTCCGTGGTCCGGCCCCGACTGGATGAAGTTTCCCACCGACCCCGGCGGCATGGGGCACGAGGGATGGGGCGTGGTGGACGCGGTGGGCGAGGGCGTGCAGGAGTTCGCCGTGGGTGACCGCGTGGCGGCGCTCTCGTACAACTCGTACGCCGAGTACGACGTGGCCGACGCGTCAGCGACCGTGAAGCTCCCGGCGTCGCTGGACGGGCAGCCCTTCCCCGGCGAGCCGCTGGGGTGCGCGATGAACATCTTCCGCCGCAGCGACATCCAGGCCGGGCAGACGGTCGCGATCGTCGGCATCGGCTTCCTGGGCGCGCTGCTGACGCGGCTGGCGAAGGACGGCGGGGCGCGGGTGATCGCCATCAGCCGCCGTCCCTTCTCGCTGGATGTCGCCCGGGAGATGGGCGCGGACGAAGTGATCGCCATGGACGACCACTGGGCGATCATCGAAAAGGTGAAGGAGCTCACCGGCGGCGTGCTGGCCGACCGGGTGATCGAGGCCGTGGGCAAGCAGTGGCCGCTGGACCTGGCGGCGGAGATCACCAGGGAGCGCGGCCGGCTGATCATCGCGGGCTACCACCAGGACGGCCCGCGGCAGGTGAACATGCAGATGTGGAACTGGCGCGGCCTGGACGTGATCAACGCCCACGAGCGCGACCCGGCGGTGTACATCGAGGGCATCCGCCTGGCGGTGGACGCGGTCGCCTCGGGCCGGCTGGACCCCACGCCGCTCTACACGCACACGTTCCCGCTCGACCAGCTGGACGACGCCCTGAACGCCACGCGCGACCGGCCGGACGGGTTCTTGAAGGCGTTGGTGATGACGGGCAACTGA
- a CDS encoding GDP-mannose 4,6-dehydratase translates to MKGTRDHILITGGAGFVGSNLAHALLRDGERVIVADNFSRDGVRLNAEWLRGQHGDRVRIEQVDVCDANRIGALVEQSKQVFHLAAQVAVTTSLDDPRADLQTNILGTFNVLEAARAMKSAAPAVLFTSTNKVYGGMDDVKVELAGDAYRYADRRMGVGEDARLDFHSPYGCSKGAADQYVHDYARIYGLRTVVFRMSCIYGTRQFGTEDQGWVAHFGRALFGREPITIYGDGCQVRDILWIDDLVEAMRLAMGRIDTVSGQVFNVGGGAANAVTVRGVIDRLIEITGRSVPVRMADWRPGDQRIYVSDNAKLERVLGWKPRTSWKAGLENLVDWLREADLMSPVPSLAAEADEALLAQAAAVP, encoded by the coding sequence ATGAAGGGAACGCGTGACCACATCCTGATCACGGGCGGCGCGGGCTTCGTCGGCAGCAACCTGGCGCACGCGCTGCTGCGCGACGGCGAGCGGGTGATCGTGGCGGACAACTTTTCCCGTGACGGGGTGCGGCTGAACGCCGAGTGGCTTCGCGGCCAGCACGGCGACCGCGTGCGCATCGAGCAGGTAGACGTGTGCGACGCCAACCGCATCGGCGCGCTGGTCGAGCAGAGCAAGCAGGTGTTCCACCTGGCCGCGCAGGTGGCCGTCACCACCTCGCTCGACGACCCGCGGGCAGACCTGCAGACCAACATCCTGGGCACCTTCAACGTGCTCGAAGCGGCCCGCGCCATGAAGAGCGCCGCGCCCGCCGTCCTCTTCACCAGCACCAACAAGGTGTACGGGGGGATGGACGACGTGAAGGTGGAGCTGGCCGGCGACGCCTACCGCTACGCCGACCGGCGCATGGGCGTGGGCGAGGACGCGCGGCTGGACTTCCACTCGCCCTACGGCTGCAGCAAGGGCGCCGCCGACCAGTACGTGCACGACTACGCCCGCATCTACGGGCTGCGCACCGTGGTCTTCCGGATGAGCTGCATCTACGGAACCCGCCAGTTCGGCACCGAGGACCAGGGATGGGTGGCGCACTTCGGGCGCGCGCTCTTCGGCCGCGAGCCCATCACCATCTACGGTGACGGCTGCCAGGTGCGCGACATCCTGTGGATCGACGACCTGGTCGAGGCCATGCGCCTGGCCATGGGCCGCATCGACACGGTGTCGGGCCAGGTGTTCAACGTGGGCGGCGGCGCGGCGAACGCGGTGACGGTGCGCGGGGTGATCGACCGTTTGATCGAGATTACCGGCCGCTCCGTTCCCGTGCGGATGGCCGACTGGCGCCCCGGCGACCAGCGCATCTACGTGAGCGACAACGCCAAGCTGGAGCGGGTGCTGGGGTGGAAGCCGCGCACCTCGTGGAAGGCGGGGCTGGAGAACCTGGTCGATTGGCTGCGCGAGGCCGACCTGATGTCGCCCGTGCCCAGCCTGGCCGCCGAAGCCGACGAGGCGCTGCTGGCCCAGGCGGCCGCGGTGCCCTGA